ATTGTACGAAGGAGAAATGAAGGAAGACTGGGATTTGCTAGAAATGAAAACCCAGGATAGACTACGGCAGCTGGCGAGACAATCCATAAAAGCCAAGTTGGCAGCAGAGAGTGAACgatagaaaaatattatttaacATATAAATGGTAAGGAAGCAGGAGTCTATCAGGTACAATACCTCGTCCTCTAGGTTATATATCAATGCTAAGGAAGTAACAATACAGACAATAAGCACTATTCTTCACCgatcatttttttggcagACTCGACTTCGGCCTCCTCGTTGAAATAGTATGCCGAGTAAAAGTAGGTCAAAGAGAAGATGTAGAATGCGATGGTACCGCCCATAAGAATGGTTCTGACAGATATCTTTGAGGCAAGATACTTTCCACCCACAACAGCAATTCCAGAGCAAGCAGCATGGCCAAGAATTCCTCCTATTATCACCATGAAGTAGTCGGAACCAGCAGCCAATGCAATGGTAGCAATCTGGGATCTGTCACCCCACTCTCCCAAGAAAGTCATGACGAAGATTTCGATCCAAGTTGGTGAGAAGAAATTATGGCAAAGCttcaatgctttctttccaaaCCTGGAAAGTTTACTCCCAGAGTTCTCACTTATCTTCTCCAACTTTGACCCACCTTCAGTTTTCTCGGATCTTGTGTTGATAGCCTTAGCCGAGATCTCTTCCTCGACCTCGTTCATCTCGTTTTCAACACCTTGACCTTTGCTTGTTGCAAGGCATTCACGCAACAATTTTGTTCCAAACacgaggaaaagaaatgctGCCAAGAATCTCGTCACCCTGGTAGACAACAAAGTTGGGAGTGTGTGACCCAAAAGTCCGGATAGAGCCGTCATCAAGCCCAAAGCTgcaaaagatgatgaaaacacAAGTGCCCTGGGATATCTCATGGCCATAATAGTGGCAACAAGAAATGTCTTATCTCCGATCTCGCTCACAGCAATCATGGAAATACTGAGCAAGAACGATTCGAGAGGAGAGTCTGCTGCTCTCTTTCTTAATTTTGAGATGGTATTTTGGTTTTGgttgttttcttcagaGTGTATCAAAACATCTGAGATTGAACCAGACAACTCGTTTTCTGTGCTCTCGCTGTCATACATACGAAGTCCGGTATTAGAAGATTGCTTGATGTGCTTTGCATTTCCTTCCTTTCTTGACcgatatcttctttctcccGGTATTATAGCCGCGGAAGAAAGTGTACAGCATGCCAAGAGGATTGCGGAAACAACGGAAGccttcatttttcagatGATCCAACGAAGACCAATTGTCCGAGATATGAGTGTAAGGAGTGGCGACTTAAAATAAGAAGTCTGTGCGTAATACTTATGTTGGTCGTGCAATTTGAGCAAATGGTTTCACGCGctaaatttttgaaaagagtACACACACTCGGtttattttcaagattCGATTCGATGCAGGGCCTCGCAGTGATGAGTTGCACTGCGGAATAATAACAACTGaaagcaatttttttttttttcaccctcgtttttttctgcttcttttccactttttaCTGGCGCCTAATACTGAATAAATAGGTAAGGTAATTCAattgataaataaataaatataaagcTCGTATATATGGTGAATGTTGTACGCAAGCAATGGCGAAGTTATAATTCTTGTTGTCTCCCCTTTGGCGGAATTCCAACCCTGTCACCCTATCTCAATGGTATAAGGAGTTGCGAGGAATTGGAGAACCATTGACTTGACCATCCTTAAGATTAATGCCCTTGTACCAGCCACCGTTCTTAAGCTCGCGATCGGCCAAGTTATGCTCCTTCTTGTAGTTCTGGATCCTCTGCACCAAAAGCGGCCTGAATTTCTTCACCAACCCCTGGTACGGCCAACTGAATGCCTCACCCATAGCACAGATAGAGTGTCCACAAACCTTGTAAGTTAACTCCAATGCCTGGTCGATCTCCTTCTCGTTGGCCTGGCCAACAGCTAGTCTGTCCATCATTTTGGAGAGATATGTCGATCCTTCCCTGCATGGCGTGCATTGCCCGCAAGATTCGTGCTTGTAAAACGCCAAAAGCCTCTGTATGCCATGAACAACATCAGCCTGCTTGTCAAAGACAGAGACTGCAGCAGTACCGAATCCGGATCCAGCATCCCGCAAACTGTCATAGTCCATAATCTGGTCTTCGCACTCCTTGGCCGTGAGGATAGGCGTGGAAGAACCACCTGGAATCACAGCCTGGAGGTTATCCCAGCCACCTTTCACACCGCCGGCATGTTTTTCAATCAAGTCCTTCAATGGAATCGACATCTCCTCCTCCACAGTGCAGGGCTCGTTCACATTGCCGGATATGCAATAAAGCTTTGTGCCCTGGTTCCTTTCACGTCCAAAAGATGCAAACCAGCTACTGCCTCTTCGCAAAATCGTTGGTGAGACCGCCACAGTCTCGACGTTTGTGACTGTAGATGGACGGCCAAATAATCCAACACCAGCCGGGAAGGGTGGCTTTAATCTTGGTTTTCCCTGTTTTCCCTCCAAGGATTCGATCAATGCCGTCTCCTCACCGCAGATGTACGCACCTTCTCCCCTGTGAATGAACACGTCAAAGTCGTATCCTGAGCCACAGGCATTCTTTCCCAAAAAGCCTGCTTTATATGCCTCATCAATTGCTCTCTGTAACGTCTCGGCCTCGTGATAAAACTCCCCTCTCACGTATATGTACGCAGCAGTGGCGTTCATCGCCCTTCCGGCAAGAAGGCACCCTTCAACCAACTTGTGGGGCTCCTTCCTCATAATTTCACGATCTTTACAAGTGCCTGGTTCACCCTCATCACCATTCACCACCACATATCTTGGACCCACGTTCTTCTCCCATCCCGGTGGGTTCATGAATGACCACTTCAATCCACTCGGAAAACCGGCACCGCCTCGTCCACGAAGCCCGGACTTCTTCATCTCATCGATGATCCATTTGTCTCCCTTGAGGATGATCTCCTTGGTCTTGTACCAGTCCCCAATCTTCATCGCACTCTTCAAATCCCACGGACCCGTGTGGCACCGCTTGGAGTTTCCCAGGTACAAGTTCTGGAATATTCTGTCCTGGTCTTGAAGTCCACCGTGAACTCTGTTGGGTGTTGCTTGGGCTGTGGCCAAAAACCTCCTTCCAGCCGTCCTGATTCCACTGTTTGACTTCGTCATAGGTCTAAACATGTTTGAACAATTTCAATGCAACTTTCAGGTCAAGTGCAACTTGCTTCAAGTCTCTATTTTTGTTAAATGCAGGCCTATTCTTGAGCTCAATTTGTGTACGACTGACTGATGTATTGCCCAGAGCAGTCTAACTTGGAAAATACGTGTATCGAACTTGCGCAATTGGCTCTGCTCTAGAATTGGGGCCACGGAAATCTATGTACTGAACGGAAATGCAAGCAATAAAAATGccacttcaaaaaaatatatattgtaATATCTGATAGACAGCTTCTGCTTTCCTTGAAATTATCAAGCTACTTCCCGTACAGCTTTAAGCAAgacatcatcatctgcttccaatttttatttatatttttttttaccccaattttttcctcccaCATCAAATAGAGaaggaataaaataaaatttaaagtttgTACGCTGGAACGACCAGCTCTCCGCGAATCAGACGCAAAAAATTACTAAGATACACAAAGCGTGTGTAGAGATGTCCTTCTACTTCTGTTCTACCGATAAAGTAATACGGAATATAGTATTGATCCCATAGATACCAAAGAGTAAGGCACGGAGTGAAATATGCTCGAACAGGTCTAGTGATtgatataaataaatatatatatatatgctgTAGTGCAATCCCGCAAAACTGATTTCTTCAACCTATGGCTTTACAATTTAGTGGTATTACAACCTGGACATCCGCAACCAGTACCACATTTACATCTTTTTCCATGATCGTCCGATGAGGATCCACAGGACGACTTTGTGCCAGTTTGAGTGTCATTCTTTCCACTTCCACATCTGCATTGTAATTTCACCGTGGACTGTGCTGCATTCTTTGAAATAGGAGAGTTATGTGACTTCGAGCAATGGCAAGGCATGTTGTTAATTTTAAAACTGAAGGTGGTATTTGACAGCAAATGTTGCAGGGTATGATAATAAgcaaaactaaaaaaaaagagatataGAGGTGGAGGAGATAGCGTCTAGTATATATATGTCAAGAAATTGTTATCTCACCAAAATTTTGTAGGATAATGCAGGATGATACTGAAATGATTTTCTATTGGGTAACTAGCATTAAATACttgcacaaaaaaaaagtggcaGCCTGCGGCCAGGAATGCATAGAGCTGCCTTATTAGTAAAATGATTGATTGCCGATACACTTGGCGCTAATTGCAGTGATCATTTTAAATAGACGAGAATTaagttgtttttcttcccaAATTTACATATTAGAATTCACGATATATAAAAAGCTAGGAGTAGTCAATGGGCGTTTTAAACTACAACCCTCGGTATGGTCCGGTGGACATCAcatcaatatcaaaataaataaatcaaCGACACTCTGCATTACATCTTCCCCTTATTCTTCAACTCTTGAAGGGCACGGTGAAGAGACACTCCAATCTCAGGATTGGCCTTGCCGAAATATTCGCAAACCCTCTCCTGGATTTCATCGTTGGCATTAATGGCATTGGTAGCCACATTGTGGATTAGTGCCTCCTGTTCTCCAGGCTCTCTTCCTAGAACATCCCAAAGTTTGCCAGGCTGAACATAATCGTAGTCAGTAACCGTCCAATGGAATGGAACAACCTCTCCTGAATATTCCTCGTCAGGCTTATCGCCGGAAGGCTTTGCCTTTGCATTGTACTGAACCGGGCAGTTGTAGGCATTAGCATAGTTAGGAGTTGGTCCAAGATTGCCATTGACACACATAGGGCCATCTCTTATCTGCGGAGCAAATGAACCGGATTTGAACGGACAATTCACCGGTATCTGGGCAAAGTTTGTACCAAGTCTGTGTCTCTGTGTATCTGGATACGAGAAGAGTCTGGATTGCAAGACAGGATCATTTGATGCCTCCATTCCTGGGACCGTATTTGAAGGTGAGAATGCAACCTGTTCCACTTCTGCAAAGTAGTTTTGTGGATTTTCGTTGAGCACCAGGCGGCCAAAGTGCCTCAATGGGAATTGCTTATGCGGCCAGACTTTTGTGAGGTCAAAGACGGAAAATGGCAACTTCTTGGACTCCTCGAGGCTCATGGTCTGTATGTAGCACTCCCACACTGGGAAGTCACCCTTCTCGATTGCCTCAAAAAGATCCCTGGTTGCAAAATCGGGATCAGCACCGGCCAGCTCACCCGCCTGCTCATTATTCAGGTTATGGACCCCCAATTTCGacttgaagtgaacctgAACATACTTCCACTCTCCTTTCGCGTTATACCACTTGTACGTGTGTCCAGAGTAGCCATTCATCATTCTCAACGATGCAGGAGTTCCACGATTCGTGAAAAGATACATCACCTGGTGAAGCGACTCAGGGTTGGCAGTAAGGTAGTCCCAGAACATATTCGCATCCTTCAAATTGGTCTGAGGGTTTCTTTTCTGGGTGTGAATGAAGTGTGGGAACTTGGTAGGATCTCTGATAAAGAATATTGGCGTGTTGTTGTACACCAAGTCCAAGTTACCATCCTCCGTATAGAACTTCGTGGCAAAACCTCTTGGATCTCTTGCAGAATCGGCCGATCCCCTTTCGCCACCGACTGTGGAAAATCTGGTGAATGTCCTGGTCTTCTTGCCAATTGTGTTCAGAAACTTCGAACTGCAGACATCCGAAATGTCATCAGTCACCTCAAAGTATCCAAACGCACCTGCACCCTTGGCATGTACAACTCTTTCTGGAATTCTCTCCCTGTCAAAATGGGCCAAGGAATCGATTAACTTAAAATCTTGCAGAAGTAATGGTCCTGTTGGTGGTGCATACTTGTAACCatc
The sequence above is a segment of the Brettanomyces bruxellensis chromosome 6, complete sequence genome. Coding sequences within it:
- a CDS encoding uncharacterized protein (SECRETED:SignalP(1-19)~BUSCO:EOG092646CB) yields the protein MKASVVSAILLACCTLSSAAIIPGERRYRSRKEGNAKHIKQSSNTGLRMYDSESTENELSGSISDVLIHSEENNQNQNTISKLRKRAADSPLESFLLSISMIAVSEIGDKTFLVATIMAMRYPRALVFSSSFAALGLMTALSGLLGHTLPTLLSTRVTRFLAAFLFLVFGTKLLRECLATSKGQGVENEMNEVEEEISAKAINTRSEKTEGGSKLEKISENSGSKLSRFGKKALKLCHNFFSPTWIEIFVMTFLGEWGDRSQIATIALAAGSDYFMVIIGGILGHAACSGIAVVGGKYLASKISVRTILMGGTIAFYIFSLTYFYSAYYFNEEAEVESAKKMIGEE
- the NUO51 gene encoding NADH-ubiquinone oxidoreductase 51 kDa subunit, mitochondrial precursor — translated: MFRPMTKSNSGIRTAGRRFLATAQATPNRVHGGLQDQDRIFQNLYLGNSKRCHTGPWDLKSAMKIGDWYKTKEIILKGDKWIIDEMKKSGLRGRGGAGFPSGLKWSFMNPPGWEKNVGPRYVVVNGDEGEPGTCKDREIMRKEPHKLVEGCLLAGRAMNATAAYIYVRGEFYHEAETLQRAIDEAYKAGFLGKNACGSGYDFDVFIHRGEGAYICGEETALIESLEGKQGKPRLKPPFPAGVGLFGRPSTVTNVETVAVSPTILRRGSSWFASFGRERNQGTKLYCISGNVNEPCTVEEEMSIPLKDLIEKHAGGVKGGWDNLQAVIPGGSSTPILTAKECEDQIMDYDSLRDAGSGFGTAAVSVFDKQADVVHGIQRLLAFYKHESCGQCTPCREGSTYLSKMMDRLAVGQANEKEIDQALELTYKVCGHSICAMGEAFSWPYQGLVKKFRPLLVQRIQNYKKEHNLADRELKNGGWYKGINLKDGQVNGSPIPRNSLYH
- the PXP9 gene encoding Peroxisomal catalase, with protein sequence MAKKYPPVYTTSTGAPVSDPFSTQRISIKKDGYKYAPPTGPLLLQDFKLIDSLAHFDRERIPERVVHAKGAGAFGYFEVTDDISDVCSSKFLNTIGKKTRTFTRFSTVGGERGSADSARDPRGFATKFYTEDGNLDLVYNNTPIFFIRDPTKFPHFIHTQKRNPQTNLKDANMFWDYLTANPESLHQVMYLFTNRGTPASLRMMNGYSGHTYKWYNAKGEWKYVQVHFKSKLGVHNLNNEQAGELAGADPDFATRDLFEAIEKGDFPVWECYIQTMSLEESKKLPFSVFDLTKVWPHKQFPLRHFGRLVLNENPQNYFAEVEQVAFSPSNTVPGMEASNDPVLQSRLFSYPDTQRHRLGTNFAQIPVNCPFKSGSFAPQIRDGPMCVNGNLGPTPNYANAYNCPVQYNAKAKPSGDKPDEEYSGEVVPFHWTVTDYDYVQPGKLWDVLGREPGEQEALIHNVATNAINANDEIQERVCEYFGKANPEIGVSLHRALQELKNKGKM